ATAAAAACTTTTAACCACCGCGACACCTTGCCGCAAGGGGGAGGTTTGCTATTCCGCGAAAGCAatagcctaaaaaaaaaatcagggacGGACAATAACGAGGATGGACGGCATCCAAGCCTGGGACTAATAGGAGAATTACATTATCTGCTAATGCCGGTCACAACGCCGGGCAACAAGCTGCGCAGAGGATGGAAAACAGCTGGAAACGGGGATCACAGTTTTGCCACAACGACATACTTCTCTGCCAGGAGGGACAACGCCCatggccttttttttcttcttttctaaagTGTGTCTCCTGCGTGAGGAAAACATATATCTATACTTTCTGCttgtcaaaatgtaaaacttgaAGATGAATATATACTTTGTAATGTTGTTGTACTTCAAATAAAGTTTCGTGGAAATTGAAATGATGTGTTCAactttaataagaaaaaaccTATTAACGCTACTATTTTTCTATTGACTTCTGACTAACTTGTGAACCTGAGCACGCGCCTTAAAATGGAGGCCAGGTGACTCCTGTACAAAAGCCAAATGACTGGATGATGTTTGATACAACTGTATTcattaatacagtaaaataagggTACGTACCTTGTTTTTCACCTCCGCAGACAGTCCGTAGGCAGGACCTTTGTTAAAGCAGGCCATTGTCAGAGAGTTGAGGTGTTTCTGTCTGGTTGGATAAAAAGACACCTAATTTGAGAATAAAAACTGCGCTAAATTATCTTGGACTTTCTCTTCCAATGAAACCTCGGAGTGAACTAAATACTTCCTTTCTGTTTTACGGCCGCCAATTAGAGCGCTCCCACGGTTTCGGTCAAAGAGTGCGGCCTGAAGACTCAAGATAATTCACTGCTGTGGTTCACCTGCGTATGTGTGGGTGGTCTGTTCGATTCAATTCTAGTCTTATCAAatgggggtctgtggtctaatttgtgtcagtttaagGGGTCCTTAACGTGAAAAATGTTGAGGACCAATGCATTTGATTATGTTATGTTACATTTGGTTATGTCCTCTGTTAGTAGTAAGTTTTTGGGCCCTTATCTGACGTGGGGCCCACGAGTcctgtgtcatttaaaaaaaacaaagttaggGGAGGGTCAAAATTCTCACAGGTTTAAAAAACGATCAGTGATGTCATATGTTCTGTTGTCATTAATTTATTGTGACTTTGGGAGTTTTATCAGACTGGGGGAGTTAACATAGGCTACTACAATTAACACTTACACTGACACATGATATGTATTTAGAATAAAGCGATTATTAGCCTATATAATATATCAGGCCAACagaataataaatcaatgaagACTTCATTCAGCATTTCCTtcctgagatttttttttcttcatgttgggAAATAAAATTCATTCAGCTggtaataaataacatataagAAATCATTCCAAAAAGAGTAGTGTAACACATAGGCCATTGTTTGTAATACGCATATTGGATACATTATGCAGATATGAGAAGACAATGTACAGTGGCTGGGATTAGGAATAATTGTGATCAAATTGCTGGTTTTCTCCCGGCACGTCAAGGCTGGGAAATAGCACAGTTTATCCTAACAAGAtgataacaaacacacaataacatgaGTTGTGACACCACCAAAACAGTGGGTGTGAACCGTGATTTCCTCAGTTTGAGTCTGGTCAGTGATCTTGTTCCTGATTGCTCTTTCTTCTCATatcctgtcatctctctacaGTTGTGTTGAGGAAAAAACTTTGGAGCAGGTGTGTTGCCTTATAGAAACCCTCTTTTTGGTTTCTGATTAAAACTGGGGGACTCACAGCTTCAGTAGCTATCTCTATAAATCCTACACACAGAACAGTACACTGGTcaactagtttttttttttgttttttttttaaatttgaacatGCATTTTTACAGCATGTAGGCTACATGAGCTGCTTCTTGAAGCTGCCAATTGATCTATTTGTCATCACAAATTTGCTTAGCTTAATTGATAATATAGGTTTGTTGCACGTGTTTTGAATTAAATGGACCTTTCCAGGCTCTTAATGTAGCCCCATTCATAGAGATTTGTGAAACAGCTTTCACCTCGTCTTTAAAACATCTGGCAGATGCTGGGTGAGCTATTAGCTTAAAATATACACAAAGGTATTACTGGAAGGCATAGGACATGTCATAAAGACGTATATAGACTATATTATTGACTATATGCCTGCACTCAGAACAACAGACTTAATATGAACCCAATCATTCATTCCCACTATCCAGTTCTGAGAGTTGCAGCGACTGCGGAAGTGCGCAAACGGGAGTCCTCTTGATATCCTGTGTACTCTTTGGTCATACACTTGGTTAATCGATCCTAGGCTCCACCTTTCCCCTTCTCTTCCTTAGGTCGCGATTGATATCAAAAACTCCTTATATGGAAGGAAACTTCCCAAATTCCTGAATGGTGGGAGTGATCCACAGGTCCCACCCTGCATACCAGACGAGCAGCAGAGCAGACCAATTGTCGCACTTTCTTGAGTCACTGTgaagaggggggtggggggaagTTTGGAGAATCTAAACTAAGCACAACGAGCTACTGAGCTGACGTAATGTCGCAACTATGGAGTTTAGATAACAAATAGCCTACAACTTCTTCTCCCATGCCAACAGTCGTAAAGCTTATCAGTGAGGTCTGAAGATTACAACTGAATAGTTTACCCAGTTCAGCCCGGCCGGCTCCCTTCTTTACATAACAAAGACATACTAGTTTATAAAATCAATGCATaggaacattttctttcttttctttgtgtcttttagTCTCACACTGAAACAGCAAGTCCAACTCTAACTCTTATGTTGCTATCCTGGAATTAAAAAGCAATCATGTTCAAATAGAAAGCCATCATTATACTTAAATATGGGCTCCAAATGCCAGGTGGTACAACTTTTTAACAGCTAAAATGTTACAGATTTGTTGCAACAGTTTCACCATCAATGTCTTGCAGTAAAAacctgaataataataatatgattcaatgaactttattgatttttcatCCAAACATCAACATCTGGAGAAATAACTATAAATCATTTGATAGCTGTAGCCTAGTTTTTTGGGGCCCTTAAAGTAACAAGAGTGTATATTTTCTAAAAAGGAGAACTTCTCGCTGACACACACCCAACTGTTTTTCCAGACCAGCCCTAATCTTATTATGGACGACAGTGCTACCAGTCAGGATGGGAGCTATTGGCTATTGACACTAAGGGCAGTGAAATGGTCATAATGGACATTTGTTTCGCCTAGTCTGGTTCCACAGTGTATTTAATGAATACTTAAACACCTGAATAACTGATTTGTATTGCTGGGTGTCAAAGTCATGAGTAAATTGGAGGTTCTGTTTTAGGGGTGTGAAGTGCCTGAAGAAgtactttcatgaactgaaccAAGAAAGCAGCTTCAGAAAgcattttttgtggttttatctACCTGcaagcaagtgtgtgtgtgtgcgccacTTTTTGTTATCAATCATTAAATCAATCCATCAACAGATTTCAATGATCTGCACAACGTCAGGCTAACAGCATTTTTGGCACAGCTGGAACTCTCACCAGACAACACTTGTGGAGGAAAAATGCCCTAAGTCCAGGTGTCTCTCCTCAGTCTCTGACGTTGTGTCTGGTCATAAATACAGCTGTACTTCTGACTGTACATGTAGCAGGTAATTACGtcatacaggtgtgtgttggacTGATTCAGAGTCTGGCAGCAAACTCTCGACAGGGGAGAACAGTTACTCATCCTGGTATCTGTAATGAGGTGACATGAACTCCACTGAGTCACAGCAGGGAGTGACGTAGTTGGGATCAAACCTTTAGGGGCCTGTGTGCAATCTCTTGCCATATTTTACTATCACACATCAGTGTCCACAGATGGAGAATGATCTAAGACTTGAGtaggagtgtttttttgtttgtttttaaaaaaaaaaaaaagggggcctAATATCATTATATGGAAATAGAAAAAGTACAAGCCTGATCAGACAATTTCCACTGAACTGCAATTACTCTCAACATCCCAAGCTTACGTAACACACTTTATGCAGACAAAGGAGGCAAATGGACAATGGGCACCCCCATATGGATGAACTGGGTAAGTACAACAAATGACAGCACAACGCAACTTAGTACAGCGAAGCTCAAAATAAAAAGCCAAAGTGTACAAAGCTCAGAATGAACCTTCCGAGGACGTTCACAATTGTTAAACACATCAATTCACAGAACACTAAAAGATGCACAAGTCTGAGCTGAAGAAttagatcattttatttttcaaacaatTGAGAGATGTTAAACACTGAACAAATAAAGATGGCCCAGTCAAAACTCCAGAAAACAGATTCTTATCAATCAGTTGTAGCACTTTCCTTTATTGccagctgttgttgttgtgcagtTTCTCATTGTCTGCAGCGTCACCCTCACTAAATCAGTGTGTACAAAAAAAGTAACAGAAATGGTGCATATACCAGCGTCATACTGATCGTAGGGATTTGGAGTTCTCGCATGTAAAGCCAGCTCCAAGGACAGGCGTGTTTTTAATGCGGAAGCAAATCCAGATTTACCGTTTTTACCAAGGCACATTGGTAGGGATGAATgactgaaagaatgaatgaGTAGAGAGGCTGCGCAGAAGCCAATCTTAAAACAGGTCAGGTGAGAAAAAAATGGTAGTGACTGGTGAGTATAAAGGGAAATCAAAATCAAGAATTGTTTGTAATGTGGAAAATGGCAAGAATCGGATGCAcacagctttctctctctctcttttttttgttgtacttAAAAATGGAAGCAACCAAAATGCTGCTAAATATTTTCACAACCATCAAAACGCAGCTGCAAGAACGTGAATTGTGTCTTAAACTGAACAAACTCTATATGGGCACATAATTGCAACTTTGTGGGAACATCAGTCACTATTATCACACTTTAATCAAGTCAAGGATGAAATGACCAACAAGTTGTCAACTTACAAACAAGTGCAAAGAGGTCTCAATCCTGTACATTCACTAAGGCGGTTTTAACTTGTAGAAAAATCTTGAAGGAATtccaaaaaggcaaaaaagatttaaaggaATGGAGACAAAGTGAATTccagcatttaaacatttccttGTTTTTGTCTCTAAAATGCAATTATTGATCAGCACCACCTAATTTGACATTCTTTGATATTTTAGGCTTGAGAGAGAACTTGTGGGTGGTGAGATGTTCTCACATTTCCAATCAGCACACTACTGTGTTGAAGGAACAATTTGAAACCAAAATTCCAGAATAAATTTCTTCTTGAGTTGAGATGGCATGGACATGCGAGCTGTGTGATGAGACGGAGAGAGCGAAAGGGTGTGAAGGGTGGAGTATGGAATGTTAATGACCGAATGGACTGGTCGATCTTAAAGAAAGACCATGCAATAACATTTGTATGCCCCCCTTTATACTATAGATCTGGCTGACAACAGTGATgcagaaaagagaaatgaagaaGGAGATCTATACGTTTTTGAACATCTGGTTTGGATGAACGTCCCATAAATGAACTGGTCAAAATAAATAGATGTATACATGATAAGAAATTTATAATTTACTCTTTATATCTCACATAAAGCTTCTTGTAACTGCCAAATATGCTCCAGTATTTCACACTCTGGACATGTTCAGCTCTACCTGTGCTAGATGAACTCTATCAACACCTTTCTGGGTACCAACAAGGCAGCCAAACCCCAGCCTTCCCTCAAATTTAATCCTAGATTGTAATTCCTCATTAGAAactaaaaggtaaaaaaatatgGACAGTATTATCAGTGAGCCTGAAATAGTGGTACAATTCAGAACATTGAAAATTCACATCGAAACATTGTttctggttgccatggataattctgtcctttcttttttgtcttctgtgttaGTAGCAGCACTCTGCAACTAGGGCCTCGTCATTCCTGTGGCTTtcagtttgaaaaataaaacagaaacagcccTTGGTATCACAAACTCAACTATTCTTTTAATCTTTACTCTTTTTATACCAAAATCTCAATAGATTAtcacagaaagaggaagaggcatggggggcagggggggagTTTAGCAGGCCTGGCTTTTGCCAAACTCACAGTGGACAAACAAAATCACAAAGTATGTAGTCTCTGTGGGGAGACGAACACAGGAGTGGAAAAGGACATCAGCCTTCCCAAACCTGTCAGTCTAGGCAAATATATGGCAGGATGTTCAATTTGCTTTCATCCCCGTGAGGGTCCAATGATATGCACTCTGTCCAATCAAACCAGGTGCCGTTGGTGTCATAACAACCGTTCACCCCCGGCCAGTGCTTTGTGTGTACCCTGTCCAGGTCCTCATCCGTCACCTCCCGGCTCATGCCCGGTAACTCCCCTACTAAGTTGTCCGTCTGCAGAACATGCATCTTCCTCGACTCCTTGGTTTCCTGTTCTTCCCTTTTCAGATACTGGGACATGAAAAAGTGTGCACTAGGGGCCTGGACCCCTGAGGAGGTGAGCACATTGCTCTGAAGGTTCAAGTAGGACTGGATGATTTCGTTTCTGGACAGCTCCTTCCAGTTTGTCTGGTGAAAAGGGTTAGGGCCGGGACCTGGAGCTGGAGCTGTGGCAGTGGGCTGTTGTACAGTGCTTTCAGTTCTCTGCCTAGACTCAGCAGGGTCAGGAGTGGGGGCTTCCTCTGTTTGAGAAGGTTCTTTATGTACCAGGGGTTTTATCTGACCTGTGACAGGGTCAAATGTCAGCCTGCGTTCTTTTAACCGTACTGGTTTAGTCGTGTCCTCTATTTTCTGGCCATCTAAGTTGACAGAGTAGTCTCTAGACCTGTACTTCCTTCTTTTATGCTCTGAGTTGGGGATTGTTGTCCCGTCTGCATCATCCGACACAACCTGTACCTCAGGTGTCGGCCTAAGTAGTTCTGAGTTGTGTTGGGGGTGAGAGGGTGAGGGGGAAACTGATGGGGATTCCAGTGTTGCAGATATGTCTTGCGGTGGGCAATGAGAAGAGACCTCTGACGAACTGGCCCAGTGCATTGAAGACCTATGAGAAGAGTGTGGCAGCTTGTCAGCAAACGATGCCTGAGCTGGGGAGGACACAGATTGGGACAAAGGCAAGGGAGAATCTCTAGGGGATGGGCTTGGGATAGATGTTCCTTTAGGTGTGTATGCCGCAGAGCGCTTGGTCACGGTGTCTTGCTTCGTGCTCCTTGGACTGGTAGTGAGGCCACGGGGACTTTTGGCTTGATAATAACCCCctgttgctcctcctcctccatcatccaTTCTAGCTTGCTGCATCACTGCAACCTTGATTAAAGAGGAAGTGCTAGGTAGTTTGGCCACTCCAGGGGAGCTGGGGCGAGGCTTGACAGCATTTACTGGAATTCTGTTGATTTTATCATTGTCAAGGTGCTCTATGCGAGATCTGTCAGGGGACGGGACGACCTCCTGGTCAGGCAGGGTATCAGGGCTTCCTGCAATCCCATTGGTGGGTGGTGGTGAAACAGAATTATCATATGAAGACAGCTTGGAGATTTTTTCTGGTAAGTGCACTCCACTGTCTCTGTTCTCTGCTCGGCGCTTGCGACTGCCTGATTTCTCAGCTTTTGGTGAGTATGTGTTGTGGACATCATTTCTGGTTTTAACTTCAGGGACTCCCTTCCCTGACACAGAGATGTCAGGTGGGGAGGCTTCAGTTCTGCAGGGATGAGAACTGCCATTAGTAGACCCAGGGACACTTGGAGCCACAGCAGGCCCAGGCTCAATCAGCTTTCGCCAGTTTCGTAAGAGTTTCTTAGCACGCTTGGCAAGGTCTTCATCCTTGGTCTTCTTTCGTACATCATTGATCAGTTTTCCTAGTCGAGTCTcctaataaataatgtatgtgAGAGTTAGAGCGAAATCAGGCAACCCAATTTGTACATGAAAAAGTAGTTCACATAATCAATTGTCTTACCTCAAGTGCTTCTTTGGTGATAGGATACTTTTCAAGACCAGAAATAACCTCTAATACGACCACCATATTGCATATCTGCAGGGgggacaaacaaacattttgcaTTGTTTCACCTGCTCTCTATAAgcaaaaaaatatgacttttcttAAACCACAATTCACAGAGTTTGGCAGTAGGAGACatagtttaataataatttgaatcACAATATAGACACAGTAAGGAAGTGGGTAATAGCCACACGACTACTAAGTGTCATAATTGAAtgtgattgattaaaaaaactcaGTACTTTTGACGAATACAAAATAATTGAATCGTGTCTGCAACGTGTAGAGTATGGGGGGCAAGTTAGCTTACAACAAGCTAGGAAACATTAGCTTGCCTCTGCTACACAGCGGCGTTGAAAAGTAAAGATGGCAAAGTGTCAGCTCAAAAATCCTTCATCATTGCATGTGTTAGGACAAACGTGTGGCATTTGAGCAAAAATGGGCTTCAACATtgactattttttatttaaaacaagttTATCATCATGTCGACAAAGTCCTCTTTCGTTTAACTGTCGACAGACTTACCTGTGGTAGCTGGTTTGGCTGCCGCTAGCATTTAACTAACTTGAGTAGGAAGGGTCTGACTATTTCCTAAAACGTAGCTTCAGCTATCCAAGCTACGAGTTAGCTAACTACCTCCCACACTTCGTTAACAGGGGGTTGTTAACGTGGAACGCTCAACGTCGAAACCCTGACCCCTTTGCAGAACATAAAGATTATATTATAGTTCAATAAGTATTCACAAGAAGcgtgtttgttgtgtttcttgcATAAAGTTACCGTTAAATACGATGTAACGGCTAGGCTAACAGCTAGCATGCTAGATAAACCAGCTAACGCAAGACTGCTGTCTAACCAAGCTAAAGCTGCTGCTAAGTTAGCTTTGTGAACTGTCACCTCCACAGATTCAGCGTCTTTCCTGTGTCTTTCGCAGACATTCGCCTGCTACAACGGTGCCGACCCAAAACGTGAAGTATATTTTTTTACACGATAAATCGGTAGCTGTCGGTAAATGGAGCCTGGTTGAGTTTACCAGAGGGCAGGTAAACAAGCTAAAGCTAACCAGCTAGCCTCACTCACATTGCTCTGACTGTCCACGGCCCGCAGCAGCTGGTCCCTCATCTGCTGCGGGGTTGCCGGGGCCGTTGTCATCGCCTGTTCGGTGCGATccggaggatggagggaggaatcCTCCAAAATGAAAACCGGGTGACAATGGTGTCTCAGAAGCCGCTGTGGTGACTCCTCAGGCGTCCGTACAGcatatttctgtgtgtctcCTGTAAGGTAGACGGCTCAGTTTACCTCACATGGAGcatgaagtgtgtgtgaatgtgagctgTGGTGGCCGCTAGCTGCTGCCTGCTCGGCGCTGTGGTAACTCACTACCAGCTGCTGGATCTCTCCACGGCCTCCTGCTGCATGATGGGATACGATGTAGTTTGACGTCTGCACGTAAAAGCAAGTAAACATCCCTCTgccggtgtttcggtttaacgggtgaccgtgttaactggtgacaaGTTGATTAATGACGTTATAAACTGTACAAAACAATTTCGTAGGTAACGGTCACGGTAAGCTACAAAATCCCAAGGTAGGTTACAGGTTTGTTCAGCACATTATAAGAAACGTTCAGCGGATAATTATTGAGCGCAGTTTAACTTACTTAAATTGTCAGATAATAAACACAGATAAGTAGGCTTGtcttaatttaacttaattaaaTTGTCAGATAATAAACACAGATAAGTAGGCTTATCTTAATTAAGACTGATTAAACTAAAATTGGAGGCTGTTTTTTAACGACttcatcaccatgacaaccacgATGCATTCTACTGAGAGTCACTCGTTAACGCGGCCATTCTTTAATCACCGTCCACCTGCACTCCTGGGCATGACCggctccacagaaatatgacaaaagGCTTTGACCCATTCTTTTGATGTTGATAGTAATCGTTGCTGTCAGAAACCTAATAGGCCTATATTctaaacaaaatatggagttaaaAGTTCTATTTTGTTAATTTGATAGATGggcaagtgatgattggttTGCAAGCCACAATACATTATGGTTAGTTTGTATCAACGAGTCGGTGGGGAAAATGATCAACTAGCAGAATGAGCATGAGTTTCATTGCCCAGGTATTAATCCAGCCTTGCTCCTGGGTGTCAGTTATTGTAAAATAAAGGCTAAATGTTAACCCTCTTTGTTCCCTCTGCCACCACACACATAATTTCTTTGTGGGGCGGGGGCTGTAGTCTGACTTTATTGGTATGGCCATAaccttgttttaaaacagaaaatgtagaTGCTCAACATGGATGCATCAAACTAAACACTGAAtgtatgttgtttgtttcttgcTTATTAAATGCCTGTCGAGAAAATGTATGTTGTTaatcttatttctttattagcAAAATGTCATACGCATGTCAACAAATTTACCAAACAGGAGGCTTACTGTGTCTTCATGGCCTACTTAAAATCTTACCTGGACGCACTAAAATAGTGCACAAAC
This genomic interval from Scomber scombrus chromosome 11, fScoSco1.1, whole genome shotgun sequence contains the following:
- the crsp7 gene encoding mediator of RNA polymerase II transcription subunit 26 encodes the protein MTTAPATPQQMRDQLLRAVDSQSNICNMVVVLEVISGLEKYPITKEALEETRLGKLINDVRKKTKDEDLAKRAKKLLRNWRKLIEPGPAVAPSVPGSTNGSSHPCRTEASPPDISVSGKGVPEVKTRNDVHNTYSPKAEKSGSRKRRAENRDSGVHLPEKISKLSSYDNSVSPPPTNGIAGSPDTLPDQEVVPSPDRSRIEHLDNDKINRIPVNAVKPRPSSPGVAKLPSTSSLIKVAVMQQARMDDGGGGATGGYYQAKSPRGLTTSPRSTKQDTVTKRSAAYTPKGTSIPSPSPRDSPLPLSQSVSSPAQASFADKLPHSSHRSSMHWASSSEVSSHCPPQDISATLESPSVSPSPSHPQHNSELLRPTPEVQVVSDDADGTTIPNSEHKRRKYRSRDYSVNLDGQKIEDTTKPVRLKERRLTFDPVTGQIKPLVHKEPSQTEEAPTPDPAESRQRTESTVQQPTATAPAPGPGPNPFHQTNWKELSRNEIIQSYLNLQSNVLTSSGVQAPSAHFFMSQYLKREEQETKESRKMHVLQTDNLVGELPGMSREVTDEDLDRVHTKHWPGVNGCYDTNGTWFDWTECISLDPHGDESKLNILPYICLD